Below is a genomic region from Penaeus chinensis breed Huanghai No. 1 chromosome 42, ASM1920278v2, whole genome shotgun sequence.
gaagggacatttcaactgagatgaggatttttcctcatctcagttgaaaggtgaccaggaaccatgagtagtaagtattagctttcttctaactctcccttcctctcgttgttcaccctgtttgcttatgggtgattacgtaagagcatatttatatttaccccacacccccttatcTTCCATACCTCCCATTttcagtcggggggggggggggggggggggggtaaaaaaaaaaaagaaaatgggacaaccgaggtggagggtaatatgaggaaTAAAAGGACTCCTGATGGCAGAATAACGCGTTTGGAAGTGCGTGAATGTGATATTACGTTATCTTATGGTCACGTGAACCGTAGagttacggcgcaggatgacttcagtgctatattatattgtattttgtgacgctgtgcaataactattgatccgatctgaatgaaatatagaacaaaagatagagcaatggttgggCTTTCTCTTTTGTAAAAAGTAGCCAGtaaacaagtgaaaaaaatatggaaaattaaaagaaaattatcaaaaGTTTGAAGGTTGATTActtgtaaagttttttttttcatatttcagacttctcacggcttacagtttttgtccgaACTCAAAATGCCTTTTCCCCTAAACAGAACGTCAGTATGTGCATAGAACtacatatcgtttttttttaaattcaaaataatttttttaacaaatttttaactatttttttctctcttttttttttcagttatgtaacatgcgataatttTGAAACGAATTAATGAAATTCCAAATTGGaattcgttgttttgtttatatgaccttgaggttttctcagcaaaagtgATATAGAAAATTAAGTTATAACTCTGGGATGTGAGAagagaaggctagagttaactTGACTTAAAAAATTGATTTTTCGTTGCGCCTATGATTCCCTTctgtcaaattaaataaaattcagtataaagatgCGTAATAAAGCACTTTTACatcctaccaaatttcattaaaatttgtaagaccattttctatttttcaacaaaagagtgaaaatcggcattttctcagggacggtccccttaatagCATATAAGATGCTCTCTGTGATAACTCATGATTTCTTCAGCAGTGATGTGACTACAGTGGGCATAAGTTACACCTCCCTTATGAGCTTAAGGAGCAGAGCAGGATATGGAGATCAGAGATATCCATACTTCCACTATAGCTAGTTTATCCCTACTGTAGCAGAACTTTTGTGAGACACATTTGAACTTAGCACAGCTCAAGTTATTGCTTACACTACATGGAGTTGAATAACAACCAAAATGTACTTAAATGAGCTGATAACCTGTTTTGCTTAACCCACATCTGTTAAAATGTGAAGCAAATAACCAGTAGAAGTAATCAGGAAAGTCAACATTTAAGATTCCAATATCTTTTTGGAcggattttttaaaagtttttaaaaatacaACTACTAATCAGAAGTGAAACTAATACACCCAAAATGTAAAATTAAGAAATTACATAACACTCACAAGACAAtaggaataatggtgataaatttACGGGTAGTGGTGAACTGTTGCCCATAGTCAATCTGTTCCCAAGCAGTCATGAGCCGGGCCTTCCCCTGATCCAGCAGCTGCCAAGGGGTGCCCTTTATCTGATGCAGGAACAGGTAGTTGGCCTGTAACATGTCATAttcaattatttttgtatataacatgtaataatgatgaagaaaaagagcaatgcaagtatatatatatatatatatatatatatatatatatatatatatatatatatatatatatatatatatatatatatatatatatatatatatatatatgtaactacataCATGTCTgagtacatatatctatttctatatgcatgtatgcatgttacTCTTACTTTTGACAAATTAATATCATTCTGAAATCACTAACATGCAGACATTCAAAAAGATACTTAACTTCTACGAAAAGTATAGGCTTCTACAAATGCAGGCTATCCATTCTATCCTGAAATGAGACACTCACCAGGTTATGTATGACATTGGTAAGAGTCCATGCCGTGGGTATCGACAGAATGggtatggagaggaggaagagatgcagAGCTAGCACTCCAGCAAGGTAGGAGAGCCATGCTCCACGGCTGCTGTGCCATGACGAGTTGGGGTTGACCTCTCCGTGACCACCTGACAACATCTTTGCTTCACACCTTTCACCTGTAACAGGATGATTTACTGAATGCACTTCTTTTAGCAACATAAAAAAGAACATACTTAACCCTTTAATGACGggtgaatttttcttttttttaatctctacGCTTTGGAGATAAATGGCAATGCACCAACTTTGAGAGCGGGAGTtaggtacatcaagccgaacccccagctcgtagcgctttggcacaTCGCCACAGCATACAGCTGCACTTGTTATGACACCTCAGTGCATGAcccatcaggaaggggttaaaagaggccacatcaaaaaataatatgattatgtACTTACAGCACTCAAGCAAAGGCTAATCTGCACTAAACCACAGAcattctgggatttttttttgtaaatatgggAAGTCCATAACTGTAGTAACCAAATCCCACAACTGTTTTCTAGGATCAACATCACGACGTCACGAGGCATTCTGGCAAGCAAAGCTAAAAGAAGATAAAGTAGCGTTTGCATTGCTTCAACAAAATGCAATATACTTTATATTTGGTTGTTCTTCAATCAAAAGTTTCTATACGTGCAATTTGTTGATGGATATGTTATAGAAGAAAGGTTTCGGAAGTAGTCAATCTATTGATTCTATATCCCATTATTATATGGTGCTTTGCATATCAACATCCATAACCTTCCCGATTCTGGCTCAAGaatatggaaggagaaaggaaatgcttttttcatttttatgactATCACGATTATTGCCAACATTgttctactgataataataatcacaataataatattgttacaaataatgataatatttaatataaaactttttttcaaGTTCAAAAGGATGGGGAAAACTGGCAAAGTAAGGTAGGCCTTGTAACTGACTTAGCATCTAAATGCTTGTAGAGCcacatatgtgtaaaaaaaaaaaaaataaaaataaataaataaatatataaagaaaacaatataaaatataaaatatttaagtgGTCAATGCATATCTATCCATTAAATTTTGGTCTTCTTTTTTGCTTGTATCCTgcattttctatatattcatctaattatatatactttaccAACCCTATGTTTCTAAATGCCTATCCATAGCACGATTTCTGCAATACTACAAGCAAACACTGTCAACCATGGGTGAAAGAAGAATCCCTTTATGGATATCATAAATCTTGATAGCctataacaaaaggaaaaattcTGATGCAGTACCtgtcaacaacaaaaaatatatacaagtctATCAACATTAAATACCTACcactatgtttaaaaaaaaatactcattatTAGACATTCTAGCCCTCGAAAATTATATTCTTTGGCTGATAAAATCATTGTGAACactaaaacaaatattatttgtCAATGGCACTCtgtctataaaaataataacttgacAAATCGTCAAAATGAATATATCAATTAACAAGAAGAGTTTCGTCGCCAAAAAGAAAGTATTTATTAGACAAAGAATGACTGCCAACCAAATATTTATCACAGAACAATGTCTCTGACAACATAAAAATACCTATCATATGCCAAACACAGGCTTGTCAACATGAAAATACTTGTCATTTGACAAACACAATCTCTGTCAACAAAAGATAAATCAATTATCTGTCAACAAAAAAAGTCGATGAAAGGTGTCAAAATCTGTCTCCCTCTTAGTCACCAAGGCATGTTTTATAAGAGGAATAAGGCGTTTCTCACACTCTGGCAAGGGAAGAACGGAACGCAGATCGCCCCGGTGTTCAACTCCTGCCAAGCGCGCTGGTGGACGGTCCCGAAACTGCAGCGaaggcagaaaaggagagaaaacagggaGACGAACGCAGTGATTTCCCTTTCTTGGGGACAAGAAAGGCGAGATTATAGATGATTGATATATACAACGTTGTTGGGTCAAGATAAGGATTTGGATCCTCTTTGTTCACTTCGTATTGAGGACGTGGAGGACATTTTCTTGAATGTTTCTAAAATGTAAGGTGCTTTTGAAGATAAGGAAGTGTTTTTGAATTGAAGTATGAACTTAGGGTTATTGCCATGAACAGATGCATTGGTATCATTGCAGAATTGACGCACTAAACCTTGATTCATTTATTGACAAGTATAAGGGTTTGGATCGCCCTCGGTCCCCCTCTCCTTGGCCTTATTCCTCACACATGCCAATTGAAAACATCAAGTTGTCGTTAGTCATTCTTGTGAATTATGCTTCATTCGCCTCTGATTCTCGCCATACTTGCTTGAAATATTTCCCTTGGCACCCGGGCAAGGCACACGAGGAGCAGCGAGGCATATTGAGGAAGACATACACACGGAATGTCCCCGTTTGTTCGATCGCCGTGACGAACATGCGATGCAGATTTAATTTTTGAATCGCGccggacatatataaatatctcggtTAGGCGGGGATCGACGCAGCTAATTCCGGCCGGCGTGTGACCCGAACAAGTGTAGGGCAGGGGGATCATTCGCCAGGGATTCGGAGGCTGACCACTCGGCGAAGTCCCGCAGGAGCGGAATCGGACGCGGCGTTCGAGACCCGCACGGACCCtgcatcttccttcctccttcgcctcgtcCTTCGTCTGCGCCCGATTTCGCCTCCAGACATGACCTGGCGGGGAGCCTTCGCGGGCAGGACGTGCAGATGACCTGGGTGGCGATCGTAGTACGTTCGAGTCGCGGCCAGAGTCCCCAAAGAGACTGTTATGAGGACGTAGAGGAGGATGATGTCTTCCCCGAGGGCGCCGCCAGCCTTTGTGAGCAGTGAGAGCGTTTCAAACGGACAGAGAAAAAGGCTTTCCTCGGGCTCGCCGGACCGCCCGCACCTGCAGAAGAAGGTCTGCCGACAGAGTGACATCATGGAGAGTCAGAAGGTGGCCAACTTCTCCTCCGTGGCCGCGCCCAACGGCGTCAGCAAGCAGCCCTCGGGCCTCGGCAAGAAGCAGGGCGCCGAGAAGAAGGTGCTCGCCATCAAGAACTTCAAAGGTAATGCTCTGCCTCGGCTGTGGTTCGGGGGCAAGGCAGGGTGCTCTCTCGCCCTTGCAAGGAATCTAGGGGGCCTCGCCTCGCTGCCTGCCTCTGGCATGGGGTACGGCGGCTGAGGgagttctttttcctctttccgctcccttttttactttttctttccattttgctCATGCTTTTACCCCCCTTTTGCTCATTATTAAGAACTGCAAAGGAATTCTCTCGCCTCGTCTGCTGTCATTCCATTTCACTGTTATCATCTGTTGCCACCAGAGTGCCTGCTTGCGTGCCTTTGCCACAGTCGCCAAGCGGCATGTTAGGGTAGAGTAGGGTTAGCACCCACAATGTTGCAGACAATTGTCATCCTTAGTGCCAGAAGCAGTATTTTCATGTCGTATAGAGGTCACCTTGTTATGTAATTCAATCAATAGTATAAAAGTAGGTTTTAttaaataatggtgatagtgtcATGGGAAAGAGTGTATGAAATTGATATAATATGCTATTCTACTGACAATTTGCCAAaaaatgaaaattggaaagagaaactATCGTTGCGGAACACAAATCAAGGTGCGTTTTGATGGCAATAACATCTGGATTTGACTTGTTCTTTGACGTGTTTGGAAAgagtttgttgtagtgttttgCAGGTGTTTGTTGATCTTCAAAAATTTTCTGTGAAGTACTGATTTGGTTACAGGAAGTCCATACTTGctgaaatacaaacatacatgaatagtTCCAGTTGTCCATATTTGTGTATCAAACAAATGCACCATGGGTTTCATGACTGAATTTACTTCTCAAAATCAAATTTGCTGCCACAATGGTGGCAATGAATGGTGCTGTTATCTTTTGATGGAATACACACAATCCCAAGGCGATCACCACAGTCTACTCACCTTGGACATGCTCAGGCAAAGACCAacaattttcttttatgtatattttggcAAGAAAGACCAGGACTGGTTCCTGATTGGATAATGTCTCAAAGGAAGTTGTACAACCTCCGTCTTGCTGGAATATATGGGCTAATATTTATTGGCCTTTTACTGGCCTGTTATCAGATGTGAAGATCATGGTAGTCCCTTGTTGCAGGCATATTAGTCAGTGTTACCTAAGATTTTAGACCATCCATCACAGATCACAGCAAGTTTCAAGTAGATTTAAAGAATGCCTAGGAAACCTTTACAAGTTTATTCTTAATATcttcaatattttatttagtattttttgtgggaagggatagaaggtgttgcattatatatatgtatgtatatatatatatatatatatatatatatatatatatatataggtagatagatagatagtacatAGAAATGTTAGAATACAATTTAGCATTGTTAGCTTTGTTTGTGCTCCTCTATTAGATCCATATTCAAGCTGTTGAAATAAAAGTTTGGTGGGAAGGGTGATTTTGGGTTATGGCTGTGGTGTGGAAACCATCTTAAGcccttaacgacgggtcacgtctatagacatcaaaacaaaccgctcgaaatgtggcgtgcagctatgagccagtgattcggcttgatgtaccgaactcacgcgctcaaagtcatcGCGTttccattgatcgccagagcggagaggtttttttttttttttttttttagtttgcttcacccgtcaccaaggggttaagtcaAGTGCCAATCAGTACtacagaaagatataaaaatgttTCTAACTATCCATAATGTCCATTAACTATGTGTTTCTCTGGTCCCATGTTGTGAGGAATTGATCCCTTAATGTCAGTCTTGTCTGAATTGCAACCTTTGCTATGCAATTAGCTTTTTAAAATTGTTGTCTGGAAAGTTGAAATCTCCAACCAGGGAGTCTATAGTTTATAAAGTTATTCATCAGGAAACTGGTGTAAGCTAGTACAGGAGGATGGAGGCCATACCAGGATGTTATACACATCATTCAAGTGACCTTGACCTTTACTTTATTTCTAAAGGTTTCACAATCTTGTCATAATCATAAATTTCTCTCCACTTTGTGTAATTTCATATCTTAAGGTTGTGAGCTAAGTTTCTCTCTTTGATAGAGCCTGATTTTTGTTCAAGATAAGTGCAATAGATTCTTAGGTAATAATGTAATCAGAAGTCAACTCCAGTTATAATCATCAAGGGAAGCTATGGCTGTTATGCTAATGTCTATAGGTCAGATGTGAAAGTATAAGACTGATGCTAAACATAGAGTCCATGCTAGTGTAAACAAACATATGGTCATTAGTCAGTGTGTCTGAAGTCTTAAAATTTATCTCATTGATCATTTTATGTTTGATCTTACTGGAAATGGTACTGAACACTTTACTGTATCTGGAAGAATGAATGGCAGATGAGCAGTGTTAGAGTAAATATTGCACCACTTTACAGACAAATGGTAACCTTAATcattccaaccccctctccccatgaGATATATGAGAGGCAGGAAATGTTATTA
It encodes:
- the LOC125048032 gene encoding ORM1-like protein 2, translated to MLSGGHGEVNPNSSWHSSRGAWLSYLAGVLALHLFLLSIPILSIPTAWTLTNVIHNLANYLFLHQIKGTPWQLLDQGKARLMTAWEQIDYGQQFTTTRKFITIIPIVLFLLTSFYTKYEFNHFAINFATLLLVLIPKLPQFHMVRLFGINKY